CCGTGCCAGCCGCCAGTCGTAGCTGCCCAGGGCGCGCAGGTCGACGAGCTGGTAGCCGGTGAGGCGGCCGGTGTAGTCCACGTAGGGGTCGAAGTAGCTCCAGGCCAGGTCCCGGATCGAGCGGAAGACGGGCTTCCGGCCGTGCAGGCCGGCATCGCGGGACCGCGCCACCGCGCCCCATCGCCCGGCGCGGCGGAAGACGAAAATGACGTGCTCCAGGTCGTCGGCCGACTCGAAGCTCAACAGCAGCGGCGGGTAGCCGTGCTGCTCCAGGATCACCGCCGCGGCCAGCGCCGCCTCCAGGCAGTGCGCCGTGCCCAGGCGCACCACCTCCCGGAAGGAGCGCAGCGTCTTCCCCGGCCCCTCGTAGTTGTAGCGCAGGGTGCGCAGCCAGCGCTGCACCCGCTCGGGGGTCCGGTGGCGCTGGATGATGGCCCACTCGCGGGGCGTGAAGGCACTGGGCGGCGGGGCGCCGAGGTGGTTGCCGGGCGGCAAGGGACCGGGGCGACTTTCACGCATACGGACCGGGGGCCCGGGACCGGCCCCCGGCCAGGAAGATAGCGGCGCCGCCCGCTCAGGTCCAGCGCAGGCGGTCGAACCGGCTGGCGCGCCTCACCTCCCGCCTACCGTTCGCGCCAGGGGCGGGCCGGGTAGAGGAAGGGCTTGGCCCCCAGCTCCTTCGGCCACACCAGCTCCTGGCGGCCGTTCTGCCACTGCACGAGCACGAAGGGGACGATCCCCGTCCCGTCGGGCCGGAAGCGCACCCGCCCCGCCACCGTCTGCAGGTCGGTGGCGGCCATGGCGTCCCGGATGGCCACCGGGTCCAGGCGACCGGCGCGCTGGACCGCGTCCGCCACGATCTGCACGCAGGCGTAGGCGGGGCCGGTGATAACGTCGGCCGGGCGGCCGAAGCGCTGCTGGTGCCGGGCGTTCAGTTCGGCCACCCCGGGGAACTTGAAGTCGTGGTGCCACCCCGGCGCCAAGAGGACGTAGTCGCCGTCCTTGCCCAGCGCCTGGGTCCACGAGACCGCGTCGGGCGCGCGGATCATCAGCAGGACCTTGGGGTTGAAGTCCAGCTCCTTCATCTGGCGGACCAGCGCGATCCCGTCCGGCGGCGTGGGCACGGAGAAGACCGCGTCTGCCTGCGCCGCCTTGGCGCGCAGGATGATGTCCGAGAAGTCGCGCGAGCCGACGGCGTACTCCGCGCTGAGCACGATCGTGTAGCCGTGCTCGGCCGAGCGGGCCGTCCACAGGCGGGCCAGCTCGCGGCCCCAGTCAGTGCGCTCGGCGAAGATGGCCACCCGGCGCGGCCGCTGGTCGGCGGGCACGGTGGCGTTGAGGAACCGGTAGATGCCCACGGCGGCGTCGGGCGACTTGAAGAAGGGGGAGAAGAGGAACTTGAACCCCTGCTGGTGGATGCTGTACAGGGCGAAGGCCACGCCGCAGTAGGGGATGCGGTTCTTCTCCGCCACCGCCGCGGCCGCCGCGTGCAGGTCGCTGCCGAAGCCGCCCAGGTAGACCACCACGCCCTGCCCGGCCAGGGCCTCCAGGCGGCTCACCGTCTTGGTGGGATCGGACTCGTCGTCGAGGATGACCAGCTCGAGCGGCAGGCGCTGCTGGCCCACCCGCACCCCGCCCCGGCGGTTGATGTCCTCCACGGCGATCTCGTAGCCGGCGCGCACCTGCGCCCCTCCGCTGGCGAAGCGCCCCGTCAGCGGGATGACCGCGCCGAGCCGCACGGCGCCCGCCGGCGCGGCCGCCCCGCCGGCGGGCCAGAGCCCCAGCGTCACCACCGCAACCAGGAGCAGCACGACCACGCGCGTCATCCTCCCCACCCGCCTCATCCTCCCCACCTCCATGCCGTGCCTCGCTCCTCGCGGGGAACGGCGGACCGGTGGTCCGCCGTGTCGCCTCCTCACCGTGCACCGGCCTCCTCGTGGTCAGCCCGATACTGGGCCATGACACTTCCCTCCCCTTCCTTCCCTCCCCTTCCGCCCGGCGCGGCCCAAACACGGCCCGGGCCGTTTCCCTTCCACTGCGCGCCCCCGGCCGTGGAGTCGTGACCTGAGCTCACCGTCGAGGAGTTCGCCCTCGCCTTCTGCTCCCCTGGCTGGGGAGGACGCCGCTGATGGGACGGCCACTGAGTGTGCGGGCGCCGCGAAGGGAAGCAGGCAGCGGGGAAGAATCAAGAGGAGACGTCATATATCAGCGAGGTGCCCCATGGAGTGGTGGGTTTGGGTGCTCATCGTGGCGCTGATCTGGCTCATCGCCACGGGGCGCCTGGCACTCGGGTAGGTCCCTCGCTCTGCCGCCCTGTCGCCCCTGCCGGGCGCAGGGCGGTCCTCTCCCTGGTCACCCCACGACGGCCGGGGCGGCCCGACGGGGAGCGGTGCCGGCTCACCCAACGGCTCACAGGCGGAAGCGGCGCAGGAGCATGGCGTTGATGGCCACGATCACCGTGGAGAGGCTCATGAAGAGCGCCCCCAGTGCCGGGGAGAGGAGGATGCCCCAGGCGGCCCCCACCCCGGCCGCCAGCGGCAGGGCCACCGCGTTGTACCCTGTGGCCCAGAAGAGGTTCTGCCGCATCTTCCCGTAGCTCGCCCGGGCCAGGCGGATGGCCCGGACCACGTCGAGCGGGTCGTTCTCCACCAGCACCAGGTCGGCCGACTCGATGGCCACGTTGGTCCCGGCGCCGATGGCCACCCCCAGGTCGGCCGCCAGCAGCGCGGGGGCGTCGTTGATCCCGTCGCCGACGAAGGCGACGGGGCCCTCCGCCTTCAGCGCGGCGACGATGCGGGCCTTGTCCTGAGGGAGGGCGCGGGCGAAGCGGCGCTCGATCCCCAGCGCCCGGCCGACGGTCTCGGCGACGGCCTCCGCGTCGCCGGTGACCATGACGCTCGCGATCCCCATCGCCCGCAGCGCCTGCACGGCATCCCGGGCGCGCTCCCGGATGCGGTCGCCCAGGGCGATCAGGGCGACCACCCGCCGCTCCTCCATCACCGCCACGACGCTCTCCCCCCGCGACTCGGCCTCCTGCAGTCCCCGCTGCAGGGGAGGCGGGAGGACCGCGCCCAGCTCCGCAGCCCACTCCGGCCGGCCGACCCGGTAGGTGCGGCCGTCGAGGCGGCCTTCCACCCCGTGCCCGGCGAAGACCCGGAAGTCCTGCACCTCCCCCGGCGTCCCGCCGTCGCGCTGTGCCGCCTCGACGATGGCCCGCGCCAGCGGGTGCTCCGAGCGCGTCTCCAGCGACGCGGCCAGCCGCAGCGCCGCGGGGGCGGTGAGGCCGTCGGTGTAGACCTCGCGGACGGCGAACCGTCCC
The window above is part of the Armatimonadota bacterium genome. Proteins encoded here:
- a CDS encoding amino acid ABC transporter substrate-binding protein, whose product is MTRVVVLLLVAVVTLGLWPAGGAAAPAGAVRLGAVIPLTGRFASGGAQVRAGYEIAVEDINRRGGVRVGQQRLPLELVILDDESDPTKTVSRLEALAGQGVVVYLGGFGSDLHAAAAAVAEKNRIPYCGVAFALYSIHQQGFKFLFSPFFKSPDAAVGIYRFLNATVPADQRPRRVAIFAERTDWGRELARLWTARSAEHGYTIVLSAEYAVGSRDFSDIILRAKAAQADAVFSVPTPPDGIALVRQMKELDFNPKVLLMIRAPDAVSWTQALGKDGDYVLLAPGWHHDFKFPGVAELNARHQQRFGRPADVITGPAYACVQIVADAVQRAGRLDPVAIRDAMAATDLQTVAGRVRFRPDGTGIVPFVLVQWQNGRQELVWPKELGAKPFLYPARPWRER